Proteins from one Tolypothrix sp. NIES-4075 genomic window:
- a CDS encoding PriCT-2 domain-containing protein codes for MSAPFGDKTRFKFAVNSAGTDKVWDFKLLASQFKDREGTIVDVKRHVKSGHALCAGLLNGKWRAKSNVIGSYWILLDIDNSDVLRSGAGQPILGEDGKTTKIYKHDLTLDEALAHPFVQKYCALIYTTASHKPDWHKFRLVFLLPEFVEGADTVEACTRLLMQQFPHDPACKDASRVFYGSTKAEFPLTQPNATLPREWVQQAQEVVVQERIEFARRLKEVENRRKQFQELSRSVGWDIDQLIQQALSHIPSRSPGSNNYQECLSVLMALVSHYGETEAEAIAEQWSPSIKGTTWNIRQKIRSFRRGGVSIGTLFHIAKQYGFKFPKVDNHVKGDSYDEPDSRLYNEYLERENSDARNAKSEELQYLVSKGANRIKRLLSKAFKGFGKKPVTKIAPKVLKIKPGEVPTLLEYETLGKPRLDFTAADRNAILAEAIGKGWKHILDGSGTGAGKSYAAGEAQPSDLGVEQLWYLAVDHRNPTTSTVEAGYTDLPVRNNGFKIDPLRKTPLGKSFQVWGKEGDRLDTNGNCDRTGLFHALAEKNINVQESSTSPICQSCPHYTKMVEIIDGNGKSTYRPQCSSKSGDGFGFRFQYSSALGISKLRAHPSSAPKPKIDFTKNDDGEYIDPGYDYSSAGAFWDEAGILIETQSVLEVRLKDLQQVYYKVPTLISAGLLFKHDLDPLWQVLMGLLDPSFRGGYIPDSGRFGMNNADIRALLPSPPENLNKIIEFLKKELAPNLSFLQEKGDRIDFKSVLREDRRSAMAANLALNAQDSRQKAQALENVMLNWFIPFLEAWRDESGYFKRDLTGSVLRIYSRSDRHINIASSCKWNIYLDATLSPQMLASMLDTENILYIKQEMPSYKNLRVIQVTGMGRLSSDRRESADLRVTAALAELQASHPGLAVIDWKAKATLGQGYHFRDGRGVNRFKDAPALAIVGTPCPNIGALAIKYQLLKNKPAVEDSPEFQAFVDEHIQAEILQEVGRLRANLRPDEQLSAYVLSDYDLDFLKTELPDASFEQLDAFRLSPDAGDKLQRTKYGILKAFSKLIESGKDYTKITQDAIASSMQGEITRSRISQIAALFGGWSKLRKMLILLYKTLFSNKTNNSENLTQSETEPDSDLLWLSLEYLPLIVVNLEDEQTDDVVREILHVIEAEGPDRFKSAVQLTDNGTKNGILGYLTALLTTDFAQTARSSPS; via the coding sequence ATGAGTGCCCCATTCGGAGATAAAACCCGGTTTAAATTCGCCGTCAACTCCGCCGGGACAGATAAAGTCTGGGATTTTAAGTTGCTAGCGTCTCAGTTTAAAGACCGAGAAGGAACAATCGTTGATGTCAAGCGCCACGTAAAATCGGGTCATGCCTTGTGCGCCGGACTCCTCAACGGTAAGTGGCGGGCAAAATCCAACGTGATTGGCTCCTACTGGATTTTACTTGACATTGACAATTCAGATGTGCTGCGCTCCGGAGCCGGACAGCCAATCTTGGGAGAAGACGGCAAGACAACAAAGATTTACAAGCACGACCTCACCCTTGATGAGGCTCTAGCACATCCTTTTGTGCAAAAATACTGCGCTTTAATTTACACAACTGCCAGCCACAAACCAGATTGGCATAAGTTCCGTCTGGTGTTTCTACTGCCAGAATTTGTCGAGGGTGCAGATACAGTAGAAGCCTGCACGCGGCTATTGATGCAGCAGTTCCCACATGACCCAGCGTGTAAAGACGCTTCTCGCGTGTTTTACGGATCAACGAAAGCGGAATTTCCCTTAACACAGCCCAACGCCACACTACCGCGAGAATGGGTACAGCAAGCGCAAGAAGTGGTAGTACAAGAGCGCATTGAATTTGCCCGCAGGCTCAAAGAAGTTGAGAACCGGCGCAAACAGTTTCAAGAACTATCGCGCTCAGTTGGATGGGACATTGACCAATTAATCCAGCAGGCACTATCGCACATCCCCTCGCGATCGCCAGGAAGCAACAACTATCAGGAGTGCCTAAGCGTACTGATGGCGCTGGTAAGCCATTATGGTGAGACTGAGGCAGAAGCTATAGCCGAACAGTGGTCGCCAAGCATAAAAGGTACAACTTGGAACATTCGGCAGAAAATCCGCAGTTTCCGACGCGGTGGTGTCAGTATTGGGACACTGTTTCATATTGCTAAACAGTATGGGTTTAAGTTCCCAAAAGTTGACAACCACGTTAAAGGAGATAGTTACGATGAGCCAGACTCTCGGCTTTATAACGAATATCTGGAGCGCGAGAATAGTGACGCACGCAACGCGAAATCTGAAGAACTCCAGTACTTAGTTAGCAAAGGTGCTAATAGAATTAAGCGGCTGTTGAGTAAAGCTTTTAAGGGATTTGGCAAGAAACCTGTTACAAAAATTGCTCCCAAAGTCCTTAAAATCAAACCGGGTGAAGTACCAACGCTCTTAGAATACGAGACTCTGGGCAAGCCCCGATTGGACTTTACGGCAGCAGACCGCAATGCAATTTTGGCTGAAGCCATAGGCAAAGGCTGGAAACATATTTTAGATGGATCGGGGACTGGGGCGGGTAAATCCTACGCTGCTGGTGAGGCGCAGCCATCAGATTTAGGGGTCGAGCAGTTGTGGTATCTGGCAGTTGACCACAGAAACCCAACGACAAGTACGGTTGAGGCTGGGTATACAGATTTACCAGTTAGGAACAATGGGTTTAAAATTGACCCATTACGCAAAACGCCATTAGGTAAAAGTTTTCAGGTATGGGGCAAAGAAGGAGACAGGTTAGATACGAATGGAAACTGCGATCGCACTGGGTTATTCCATGCCTTAGCAGAAAAGAATATCAATGTGCAAGAATCCTCAACTTCGCCCATCTGCCAAAGTTGCCCGCACTATACCAAAATGGTCGAAATCATTGACGGTAACGGCAAAAGTACTTATCGACCACAATGCTCATCAAAATCAGGCGACGGGTTCGGCTTTCGATTTCAATATTCATCTGCGCTAGGAATATCAAAACTAAGAGCGCATCCAAGTAGCGCACCCAAACCAAAAATTGATTTTACCAAGAATGACGACGGCGAATATATCGATCCAGGGTACGACTATAGCTCTGCGGGCGCTTTTTGGGATGAGGCGGGGATTTTGATTGAGACTCAATCGGTTCTAGAAGTGCGACTAAAAGATTTGCAGCAAGTATACTACAAAGTCCCTACACTTATATCTGCTGGCTTGCTTTTCAAACATGACTTAGACCCTCTTTGGCAAGTATTGATGGGGTTGTTAGACCCTAGTTTTAGAGGAGGATACATACCCGATAGTGGACGCTTCGGCATGAATAACGCCGATATCCGCGCACTACTGCCATCGCCACCTGAAAACTTAAATAAAATCATCGAGTTTCTGAAGAAAGAGTTAGCGCCCAATTTAAGTTTTTTACAGGAAAAAGGCGACAGAATCGATTTTAAATCAGTTCTCCGGGAAGATCGGCGATCGGCAATGGCGGCAAATCTCGCTTTAAATGCTCAAGACTCCCGGCAGAAAGCGCAAGCACTAGAAAATGTAATGCTGAATTGGTTTATACCCTTTTTAGAGGCTTGGAGAGATGAATCTGGCTACTTTAAGCGTGATTTAACTGGCTCGGTACTCAGAATTTACAGCAGAAGCGATCGCCACATCAATATAGCTTCATCGTGCAAGTGGAATATTTACCTTGATGCCACCCTCAGTCCTCAAATGTTGGCATCGATGCTCGACACTGAGAACATTTTGTACATAAAACAGGAAATGCCATCTTACAAAAATCTGCGTGTGATACAAGTTACCGGGATGGGGAGACTGAGTAGCGATCGCCGAGAGTCGGCAGACTTACGAGTTACAGCTGCATTAGCAGAACTACAAGCGAGCCATCCAGGTTTGGCGGTAATCGATTGGAAAGCAAAAGCCACTCTTGGACAAGGCTACCATTTTAGAGATGGGCGAGGCGTTAACAGATTCAAGGATGCTCCTGCCCTGGCGATTGTTGGTACACCGTGCCCCAATATCGGAGCTTTGGCGATAAAATATCAATTACTAAAAAACAAGCCCGCTGTTGAGGATAGTCCAGAGTTTCAGGCTTTTGTCGATGAGCATATTCAGGCTGAAATTCTCCAGGAGGTGGGTCGGTTAAGAGCGAACCTGCGTCCCGACGAGCAATTGAGCGCTTATGTGCTGTCTGACTACGACCTAGATTTTCTCAAGACAGAGCTACCAGATGCCAGTTTTGAACAATTGGACGCTTTTAGGCTATCTCCAGACGCGGGGGACAAACTTCAACGCACCAAGTACGGAATCCTTAAAGCCTTTAGTAAATTGATTGAGTCTGGGAAAGATTATACCAAAATTACCCAGGATGCGATCGCCTCTTCTATGCAAGGGGAAATAACTCGTTCCAGAATCAGTCAAATTGCTGCATTGTTTGGGGGCTGGTCAAAGTTGAGAAAAATGTTAATTCTGTTATATAAGACTCTCTTTTCTAACAAAACTAACAATTCTGAAAACCTTACCCAGTCAGAAACAGAGCCAGATTCCGACCTATTGTGGCTCAGCTTAGAGTACCTCCCCTTGATTGTGGTTAACCTGGAAGACGAGCAAACTGATGATGTGGTTAGGGAAATTTTGCATGTCATTGAGGCGGAAGGACCGGACCGATTTAAATCTGCCGTCCAACTTACAGACAACGGTACAAAAAATGGTATCTTGGGTTACTTAACTGCCCTACTAACTACTGACTTTGCTCAGACAGCGCGGTCTTCTCCCTCATAG
- a CDS encoding group II intron reverse transcriptase codes for RISHTTIMDSLIAPKGIKVGIFRCLKTGINPEFPEQGTPQGGVVSPLLANIALNGIENIHKYHGRRGNRITENTPEISIVKPSIRYADDMVIILRPEDNATEILGKIDRFLADRGMKVSEKKTRITAATDGFDFLGWHFKVQSNGKFRSTPSVENFKKFRQKVKAIVNCSNYGSKVKAEKLAPIVRGWRNYHRFCKMDGSRFSLWHTHHRAWKVFNRETKNDKNLTTKLTKKAFPSVPYSENKHVNVKGNKSPFDGDITYWSERNSKLYDGQTSKALKRQNHACDKCGLKCTSEERVHLHHVDGNHSNWKTKNLVAIHESCHDYIHMKQRV; via the coding sequence CAGGATTTCACACACCACAATAATGGATAGTCTTATCGCCCCTAAAGGCATTAAAGTAGGGATATTCCGCTGTCTAAAAACAGGAATAAACCCTGAGTTTCCAGAACAAGGCACACCGCAAGGTGGCGTGGTGAGTCCCTTACTAGCAAACATTGCATTAAATGGTATTGAAAATATCCATAAATACCACGGACGACGTGGTAATAGGATAACAGAGAATACCCCAGAAATAAGTATAGTTAAACCATCAATCCGATACGCGGATGACATGGTAATTATCCTCAGACCAGAAGACAATGCAACAGAGATACTCGGAAAAATTGACAGATTCCTAGCCGATAGAGGAATGAAAGTAAGCGAGAAAAAGACACGCATTACCGCCGCGACAGATGGTTTTGACTTCCTCGGCTGGCACTTTAAAGTGCAAAGTAACGGAAAGTTTAGAAGCACTCCCTCAGTGGAGAACTTTAAAAAATTCCGCCAGAAGGTAAAAGCTATCGTTAACTGCTCGAATTATGGTTCTAAGGTGAAAGCCGAAAAGCTAGCACCAATAGTTAGAGGATGGAGGAACTATCACCGCTTCTGTAAAATGGACGGGTCAAGATTCTCACTTTGGCACACCCATCATAGAGCGTGGAAAGTTTTCAACAGGGAAACAAAGAACGACAAAAATTTAACCACCAAGCTGACTAAAAAAGCGTTCCCATCTGTTCCCTACTCTGAAAATAAACACGTCAACGTCAAAGGAAATAAATCACCTTTTGACGGAGATATAACCTACTGGAGCGAACGCAATAGTAAGTTATACGACGGTCAAACCTCCAAAGCTTTAAAGAGACAAAACCATGCATGTGATAAATGTGGTCTGAAGTGTACAAGTGAAGAACGGGTACACCTACACCACGTTGACGGGAATCATAGCAACTGGAAAACTAAAAATCTAGTTGCAATTCATGAATCTTGTCATGATTATATTCACATGAAGCAACGGGTTTAA
- a CDS encoding fertility inhibition FinO-like protein, with protein sequence MPNATAVENGWQQLEIDCDGRIITMVVKPKVFKKLTDAQANFPEWVGAIAGKMGESTENGFVLLEPNIQVFEKVRFVA encoded by the coding sequence TTGCCCAACGCCACCGCAGTCGAAAATGGTTGGCAGCAACTAGAGATTGACTGCGACGGACGGATTATAACGATGGTCGTTAAGCCAAAAGTCTTTAAAAAACTCACCGACGCGCAAGCCAACTTTCCGGAATGGGTGGGTGCGATCGCTGGCAAAATGGGAGAGTCAACTGAAAATGGTTTTGTGTTGCTAGAGCCGAATATTCAGGTTTTTGAAAAGGTGCGATTCGTTGCTTAG
- a CDS encoding ribbon-helix-helix domain-containing protein: protein MTEEMADKYKGRKISITFPDQLFERISEAADTEVRSFSQQVVFLCMEAFKTRDEEALPDKNVNKSTLQDDSGS, encoded by the coding sequence GTGACTGAAGAAATGGCAGATAAATATAAAGGGAGGAAAATAAGCATCACCTTCCCCGATCAGTTGTTTGAGCGGATTAGTGAGGCTGCTGATACAGAAGTTCGATCCTTCTCTCAGCAAGTAGTCTTTCTATGCATGGAGGCGTTCAAAACACGAGATGAGGAAGCATTACCAGATAAAAATGTAAATAAAAGCACATTACAAGATGATTCAGGTTCTTGA
- a CDS encoding reverse transcriptase/maturase family protein codes for MRNAETVLSVIRDRGYRGLPLDDIYRQLFNPNLYLLAYSRIYKNDGAMTQGVTPETVDGMSIKKIENLIEDIRYERFRWTPVRRINIPKKNGKTRPLGIPTWNDKLVQEVIRLILEAYYEPQFSNSSHGFRPNRGCHTALTIIDRTWQGTKWFIEGDIRGCFDNIDHKILMSILREKIQDNRFLRLIENLLKAGYCEQWKYYSTLSGTPQGSIISPILANIYLDKFDTFIEQTLIREYTSGKCRAENSEYSKLVKLAWYFRKHGQFDKARQLEIKYQKMPSKDVRDPEYRRLKYVRYADDFLLGFIGSFQEAKEIKEKLKTFLAENLQLELSPEKTLITNARNEAASFLGYEILVQYSDDKHTNGKRSINGIIALRIPARFLEEKCALYMRNGKPIHRPELINDDDFTIINIFQSEFRGYVQFYSLAQNIAWLRKLQWVMSSSLMKTLACKYRTSVAKICAKFNKTVKLPQGLRKCVEITVPVEGKKPLVARFGGIQLKRNLKATILDLPTNRKPAFRNELIKRLLADECEICGAKGNIEVHHIRALKDLKIKGRKEKPQWMQIMSARRRKTLMVCPQCHDAIHAGKPTCNRVS; via the coding sequence ATGCGAAATGCCGAAACGGTTTTAAGTGTAATTCGAGACAGAGGTTATCGTGGTTTACCTCTGGATGATATCTACAGGCAACTTTTCAATCCAAATCTGTACCTTTTAGCGTACAGCCGCATCTATAAAAATGATGGGGCGATGACGCAAGGGGTTACACCAGAAACTGTTGATGGGATGTCCATTAAAAAGATTGAAAACCTCATAGAAGATATTCGCTATGAACGTTTTCGGTGGACACCAGTACGGCGAATTAATATTCCCAAGAAAAATGGGAAAACTCGACCCCTGGGTATTCCCACATGGAATGATAAATTGGTTCAAGAAGTAATACGTTTAATATTAGAAGCGTACTACGAACCTCAATTTTCCAACAGCAGTCATGGTTTTAGACCCAATCGTGGATGCCATACGGCATTAACAATAATAGACCGCACTTGGCAAGGAACCAAGTGGTTTATCGAAGGAGATATCCGTGGATGCTTTGACAATATAGACCATAAAATCTTAATGTCAATTCTCCGCGAGAAAATCCAAGATAATCGCTTTCTGAGATTGATTGAAAATTTGCTAAAAGCAGGTTATTGTGAGCAATGGAAATATTACTCTACCCTGAGCGGAACGCCGCAAGGCTCGATTATATCACCCATACTCGCAAATATCTATCTTGACAAATTCGATACATTTATCGAACAGACACTCATCCGAGAGTATACATCTGGTAAATGTCGGGCAGAAAATTCGGAGTATTCAAAACTCGTAAAACTTGCCTGGTATTTCAGGAAACATGGACAATTTGATAAAGCGCGTCAACTGGAAATTAAATACCAGAAAATGCCTTCTAAAGATGTCCGTGACCCTGAATATAGAAGGCTAAAGTACGTCCGCTATGCAGACGATTTTCTACTTGGTTTTATTGGCTCATTTCAAGAAGCAAAAGAAATTAAGGAAAAGCTAAAGACATTTTTAGCTGAAAACCTTCAGTTGGAATTGTCTCCAGAAAAGACCTTAATTACTAACGCCAGGAATGAAGCAGCAAGCTTTTTAGGGTACGAAATTTTAGTTCAATATTCCGACGATAAGCATACCAATGGTAAACGCTCGATTAATGGAATTATTGCACTAAGAATCCCAGCAAGATTTCTAGAAGAAAAGTGCGCTCTATATATGAGGAATGGTAAACCCATTCATCGCCCTGAACTAATAAATGATGATGATTTTACTATTATCAACATTTTCCAATCAGAATTTAGAGGGTACGTACAATTCTATAGCCTTGCTCAAAATATTGCATGGCTCCGAAAACTTCAATGGGTTATGTCGAGTTCACTGATGAAAACTCTTGCCTGTAAATACAGAACTAGCGTGGCTAAAATTTGCGCTAAGTTCAATAAGACGGTAAAGCTTCCACAAGGCTTAAGAAAGTGCGTAGAAATAACCGTTCCAGTAGAAGGTAAGAAACCTTTAGTCGCTCGCTTCGGCGGCATACAATTAAAACGCAACCTAAAAGCAACCATTCTAGACCTGCCAACAAATAGAAAACCCGCGTTCAGAAATGAACTAATTAAACGGCTTCTTGCGGATGAATGTGAGATTTGTGGGGCAAAAGGTAACATTGAAGTTCACCATATTCGCGCTCTTAAAGACCTCAAAATAAAGGGCAGAAAGGAAAAACCGCAATGGATGCAAATTATGTCCGCACGTAGAAGGAAAACTCTCATGGTCTGCCCTCAATGCCATGATGCAATACACGCTGGTAAACCAACATGTAACCGAGTCTCGTGA